The following DNA comes from Enterocloster bolteae.
CCACATGGAGTACGATGAATTGACAGATCTTATTAAGAACTGCTATGCCCCTATAAAAAGCGCGTACTCCATGATTGATACCATGGAAGAGGACCAGGGAAGCATTGCAACGGCTATGCGAGTGGTGGCTGATGATTATATGTCCCAGGCAGACCAGCTGGCAGATGTTCTGGGCAGCGGTAATCCTGCGGTCATGCAGGTGGTGGGAGGTGCCAGGATGCTGCGTTCCAGCGCAGGGTCCATGGACCGTTCCATTGAGCGCAGCAAGTCCAGCCGGAGCGTGGACCGCCAGGTGAACATGATTGTGTCCGGTGCGGAGACTCTGATGAACCAGTATGAGTATTACCTGGCACAGAGGACTGTGGTAGCCAAGGCATTGGAGATAGCCCAGACAGCCCAGGCCATACAGCAGACCATGCAGGCCCAGGGGCTTGCGGTGGATGCAGACGTGCTTTCGGCCGCAGCCCAGCTGTCCTCGGCAAAATCCCAGCTGGAGAGTATAGATGCGGGAATTGACCAGATATATAAGACCCTCTGTTACTACACCGGATGGGAGAAAGGCGCGGATACTGTCATTGGCCCGGTTCCGGCAGCAGACCCATCGGTTATCGGAACCCTGGATTTGACATCCGACAAGGAAACCGCGGTAAACAACAACTACAGCCTGATCAGCATGCGGAGCGGTTCAGGGTCAGGGATGAGCGACTTCCAGGTCCGAACCACCAAAGAAATGACGCAGAAGGCCAATAAGATGCGTACCGTGGACTACTCAGAGGACCAGCTCCGTTCTGATATGCAGACATTGTATGACACCATACTGGAGAAAAAAGCAGCCTATGATTCAGCCTCCACTGCGTACCAGAGCGCCCAGCTCACATGGAATGCAGCGCAGATTCAGAGGCAGAATGGAACGCTGAGCCAGATTCAGTTCATGCAGCAGGAGCTGGCCTATCTCCAGGCCCAGTCCGGATTTAAGTGTGCTGACCTGAATCTCCAGCAGGCACTGCGCAATTATCAATGGGCTGTAAAAGGCGTCAGCGTTAGCGCCGGTTAAATGTAAATTACAGTAAAACCCTATTTTTACCAGCTTTGTTACATTTGCAACAAAACGGAGGTGAAAATAGGGTTTTTCTCTGACTTTTAGTTTAAAATTTACAAAAACTATATAAATTTAATGCGTCAATCCCTTGAATTTAGTGGAAAAAAATGTTATTCTAAGTACATAGGGGCATGTATAATTATTCAGAGGAGGGTGGTAACCAGTAGTCGGTTTTGTTTTGAATTGAGGTGATTCTATGTTAACGAAACAAGTTGACAGCAGGGAAAGAGTCTTTAGGCCAATCCCTATTTCTTATTTGATTCAGACGGCAAATCAATTTGACTGCGATATTTTTGTCACCAGCGATAAGTATACAGCAAATGTCAAGCAATACGACGAAGTAAAGAATCTTAGAATGACAGGTTTTCTGACTTTTTACTTTAAGGGAAGTGACGAGCTGGAGGCCGAGGACAGGATTCAGAAGATTCTGTGGGAGGATAATGAAGGATAAGGAGCGTACATAACTATGTGTGTACAAAATTAAACGAGGACAGGGAGACCGGTCCTCGTTTATTGATTTTATGATGTTTGCAACGATTTAATTATACCATCCAGTTATACCATTCAATTACATTATTCCATATTCCGCGTTTCGGAATTCTCTTTGTCCAGGTAGTGCCCGGCGTCTTTGAAAAAGCTCCATACAATCATGACAATAATGAAACCAATTGGAAAAGCTGCTATGATGGACACAGTCTGCAGGTTAGCCATGGAATTCTCCGCGAAAATCAGGGCTATGGGCAGCAGCATCAGCAGTATGGCCCAGAACAGCTTTACCTGCTTGTGAGGCTCTTCCTCAGCGCCCAGGGACTTATAGGAGTATGAGCTGGCCACCATGGTCAGGGCGTCGAAGGAAGTGGCATAAAAGGCAATC
Coding sequences within:
- a CDS encoding TolC family protein, with the translated sequence MNMNRRKGFMALSLAAVMAVGGAGAALADEPGVVPGDTYTEAMARIQDSHMEYDELTDLIKNCYAPIKSAYSMIDTMEEDQGSIATAMRVVADDYMSQADQLADVLGSGNPAVMQVVGGARMLRSSAGSMDRSIERSKSSRSVDRQVNMIVSGAETLMNQYEYYLAQRTVVAKALEIAQTAQAIQQTMQAQGLAVDADVLSAAAQLSSAKSQLESIDAGIDQIYKTLCYYTGWEKGADTVIGPVPAADPSVIGTLDLTSDKETAVNNNYSLISMRSGSGSGMSDFQVRTTKEMTQKANKMRTVDYSEDQLRSDMQTLYDTILEKKAAYDSASTAYQSAQLTWNAAQIQRQNGTLSQIQFMQQELAYLQAQSGFKCADLNLQQALRNYQWAVKGVSVSAG
- a CDS encoding HPr family phosphocarrier protein — protein: MLTKQVDSRERVFRPIPISYLIQTANQFDCDIFVTSDKYTANVKQYDEVKNLRMTGFLTFYFKGSDELEAEDRIQKILWEDNEG